The Helicoverpa zea isolate HzStark_Cry1AcR chromosome 2, ilHelZeax1.1, whole genome shotgun sequence DNA window TTCCCATCTTAATGAGTAATCATTTGCACGCCTATATACCTAGTAATCatgaacaaaaacaaatcaacaAACCTAAACAATCGGTTTCAAAATACTTTCCTTACAACTGTTAGGTACTAATCCTTCTTAAATCAATACCTACTCTCCATTGATCAATCAATTGGAAAGTTAATAAACACAACtaataatgtaataacaaaaactCAGTAAATAACGATAGTGaagaaaaaaactcaaaataaaataaaagaaaaacgagTCTCATTCAACATATCCCCATCCCATTTTGCATTATAAATCGTGACAGGGGAGCAATAGAATGGAACATTTTGTTAAGTAGGTAGTTTAATAATACTTGGAGGCCCCAGCCTTGGCAAGTTTGTCTGCCATTTCGTTTCCATGTACTCCCTGATGAGATGGAACATGTCTCCATTTGACCTCAACGTTGCGTGCGGCGCGATCAAGCTCTCTGAAGTCTCTTTCGTTCTTCACCGGTTCTCCTGATGCCAGCTTCCAGCCGTTTTGTTTCCAACCTGGaaagaaaatagaaataattttataactgcAATAAGTCTATTGGGTACAcggtttcttttatttatttactgtggGTAGGTGTCTACCTACGTACGACGAATGTGAAGCCTCTAGGAAACCGTGAAAAAGATGGATGAAAATAGAGAAAGAATAAAAAGATTTGCTGCAGATCATTTACCTGGCATCCATTTTGTAGCGGAATCAATGAGGAACTTCGAGTCTGTGTTGATCTCCACCTTGGAAATGCCATTCTCGTATGCTTGTTGCATGGCTCGAGTAGCAGCCTGGATCTCGCCAGTGTTGTTCGTGGCCCGGCCTCCCGATACCGGGGAACTCACGTTGAGTGGATGATCAGGTCCCCAGTAAACGCCGTAACCAGCACGTGCTCCACTCCTGCCATTTGATGAACAGGCTCCATCAGTGTAAACTTTAGTAAACTGGTTGTTGCTCATCTTGATTACGCTACTTTAGTAGTATCCGaaactttgaaattaaaaataaatgaaatattgagTCGAGACGCGCACGCAGATGCCGGAGGACAAAATCAAAATACGAATGATTGATGGCGGCCGGTACTATACGGCCGCGCAGACAATGCAGCGTTGTTGGATAGACCGTCGCCGTGGTTGGTTGTGGTTGTCTGTCCTTGAAACTTAAGAGCTAATCAAAAGAAAGTAAGTCGATGATTTGCTACTCATTAGCCAATGGCGAGCTTACTTTTGATGAGTTTAATTTTGGCGGGTATCCTGTCCGTGGTCAAAGTGAGTAAAAATTACCTTTTAAAATAAGCTTgctctaaaatattaaaacaaaaatatctctTTGCtacgtaaaaataatatattttgatggTGTGTAAAAACCAGTATTTTTTCTGATTGTTCAAGTTTATCTTAAAAGTTGTCTTAAccatctttgttttttttttaaaatttaatgcCGCTAAAAATCAAtgcaaatacaataaaaaataactacctatcacttaatcaatttaatcattattttcagCAGTAGTatacttattaaaaatgtatttatgaaaaaagaaaaatgaagtatattttacttttgtacCTGTATAAGCTGTTCCACACTGTTTCAATCGCTTTATTTCCTATCAAGAATATATTTTCCCTACTTACCCGAAGTTCTACAACAAAATACATAGCCTATAAAGTTCTTgcagtgaaaaaatattcaaatcagtTCCGTAGTTCTGGAGCTATCAGCCAG harbors:
- the LOC124644332 gene encoding ribonuclease H1-like; amino-acid sequence: MSNNQFTKVYTDGACSSNGRSGARAGYGVYWGPDHPLNVSSPVSGGRATNNTGEIQAATRAMQQAYENGISKVEINTDSKFLIDSATKWMPGWKQNGWKLASGEPVKNERDFRELDRAARNVEVKWRHVPSHQGVHGNEMADKLAKAGASKYY